The sequence ACCTATGCGGCTGGAGACGAGGTGCTTTATCAGGATTATGTATATGTTTCTCTGCTGGGGGCTAATGCCGGAAATAACCCGCTTGAGGAACCATCCTATTGGGCGCGGAAAGCTCCTGATCTTGACGAGGGCACTTATGAGGCTGGGGATCAGGTCTGGTATCGGAATGTGATCTGGGAAGCGACGGGGCCGGTCACGGTCACCATTTCCGGCGGCGTTTTTGATTTTGATGAAAACGATTGGACTGCGATCTACAAGCCGGGGGCGTTCGAGGTTCGCTTTTATCGTCCGGGAAGTTTTGAGGCAGCGCCGGATAGTGTTACTGGACTCTATCCGCTTGTCAGTGGAGCTAATCCATTTGTGACCTATGTGGTCAGCAATCCGACTCCGTCTGCTTCCGAACCGGACCAGCTCAAGGTGGAGGAAATCCGTTCCGGTGCGAGTGTGAATGTTTACCATTGGACGCAAACGGGCAACACTTGGAGCTATGCGGAGGGGGGCAACTTGATCTTGACCGAGCTGACCCGGAGCGGGGCATTTGACGAGAATGCCCCTGTGGGGACGACCCGGACGGAACGTCGCAAGTTGAAAAATGGAAGTGGTGAGGTTGCATCGGATGTATTGAAAACTTACGAGATGTTCCCTTGGGGAGAGGAACTGATCTCGGAGGCGCAGGACCCCGAGGGGGTGAACCGGGTAACTCGCTACTATTATCACGATGAGGACAGTGGTGCGCCCGGCTATGGGCGGCTGAAACTGAGGGTGGGGCCCTTTGGCAACTGGGATTACTGGATCTATGATGCTGACGGGCGTCAAATTAAGACAGTCTCTCAGTTTAAAAACACTTCTGCTCCTGGCGGTGACACCCTGCCTTCCTCTGTGGACGAGAGTAGTAATCGGGTGGTTTCGCACACGTTTAATGAGGATGCTGATGCCGGTTGGAATGCGTCCTTGGGGGAATTACGCCGGACAGTGACCTATGTGCAAGGGAATGAGGTTAGTAGGGGCTACCAGATTAGGTACGAGGAGCGTGAGATTGAGCGTATTCAGGGAATTGATACCGAGGTCAAAATCGTAACCTACGTCGATTGTACAGTTCCCGGCGCGGCCTTGGGAGCCGCCTCCAATCTGGTCACCGTTGAACGTACGATTGATGAGTTTGATCTCAAGGGGCAGCCCTTCAGCATCGAGCGCCCCGATGGTACGATGACCCGGTATTCCTACTCCTACGATACTTCCAGTAGTGAAACGATGGACTGGCTCGTGACAACCAGGGAGGAAGGCACCTATGTTTACACCCCTCTGCTGGAGTTTGAGCCCTTTTTGCGTGAGGTTACGGTTGTGGACGGAGTGGGCAATCTGCAATCCCGTGAGAGCTTCCGGTTTGATGAGAGTGGCGAGCCCTTTACCGTAGATCTTGAAGTGGTCAACGGACACGATTCTGAGACGGGCCGTCCGACTTCTATTATCTATTTGGATGGTACGACTCGTGATATGGCCTATGCCTGCTGTGGGCTGGCTTGGGAGTTGAGTCGAGATGGAGAATACACCCAATACACCTATGACGATGCGGGGCGCGTAGTGGAGGCCCTCAAAGGGGATGGCCTGACAAGTTACGATCTGGACGCTGCTGGTCGCGCAGTGCGGACTACATTCAGTAAGGGTAGTGCTTCGACAGAAACTACCTCGACCTACAACAAGGCTGGTGAGCTTGTGTCCAGTATGGATGTGATGGGGCGAATCACGGACCGCATCAAGGATACCGTTACTGCTGCTGGTGAAACCTTTGTTCGTGAACGCGTGTCCTTCCCTTATCTGCCAGGGCAGGCCCCAGTCTGGGCAACCACGACTCTCAGCTATCAGGATGGCTCGCTCTATCAGGTCAGCGGCCCTTCTACAATGGCTCGCCGGTACAGTTATTCTTCAGCCGTGCCGGGGGAAGAGGCTACGACTGAGACTTTTCTGAAGCCGGACCTGAGTGCCTCGGGCGAGTATAGCACAACCGTGACGGACATGTTGGGGCGTACGCGAACGGTTCTGCAACCGGCTCTCGCTCCCGGGGGGGCGGGCGAGGCGCAGACCAGCTACAGTTACAATGCCTTGGGGCAACTAGTCTCAATGGAAGATCCAACCGGCGTCACAACCTTTTACGTGTACGATGATGAGGGGCAGTTGTGGAAAACCTATGTGGGGGATGATGTTGAGGGGCCGGTGCAGACGACAACCATCAGCTACGGGCCTGCTTCGTGGGATAGCGGAGTGCGGGTTCGCAAGACGACTTCTGTGAGTGGGGATGATGTTTCAGGGGCGCAAGTCACCGAGGTCAGCCTCGACGATCTTACCACTGTCACAACTCAGTACGGACTGACGGCGACAACGGTTACGGCATTGACCCCTGCCGTGCCGGTGGGCGGATCGGGTGGCTATGCTCCGGCCACCCGTACGGTCACGACGAGCATTGCCGACGCCGTTGGGGGCTTTGTCTCGAAAACAATTACCGTTTACGCGGATGGCCAAGTGGTCTCCAGTGCAAGCTATGACGCTCAGGGCGCCATGCTTGATCAGACTCAGTACACTTACAGCGACTTGGGTGCTCCGCATACCGTGAGCGATGCCTTCGGTGTCACGACCTACAGTTATCTGGCTAATGGTCGTCTCGAGAGTGTGACGACGCCTGTGGCGGTTGAGGGATCCAGTCTCCCCGGTGACCAGGCACAGACGACTTCCTATGCCTATAGCGATGCCCCGGATGGGAGCATGACGAGGACAATCACCTTGCCGGACGGAAGAATACAGACCGAGGAATACTATCCGGATGGACAACTCAAGCGTCGCAGCGGGTCGAGAACCTACCCGGTAGAGTATGCTTATGACTACGCGGGTCGCATGGCCACGATGAAGACTTGGCAGGATTACCCTTCGGGGGTTCCGGTTGTTACCCATTGGGTTTATAATGCTCGCGGGCTTTTGCAGGAGAAATACTACGCCTACGAGGTGGGGAATCCCGGCACTCCTGACCTGAGCTATACATACGACGATGCCGGCCGACTGAAGACTCGGACCGGTGGTCGTGGGATTGTTACGGCTTATTCCTACGACCCGGACTACGGCTATCAGACGGGCATATCCTACAGTGATGGTAAGACTCCAGCCATCAGCTATACGCAGTATGACCGCAGCGGGCGAATCGGAGCCATAACCGATAGGACTGGCACGCGAACGCTTGTTTATGGGGATGGTCGGATTGTCTCGGAGACCTATGAAGCGGACGGGGAGCCCTGGGATGGTTTTGCGGTTGAGAGGACATTTGATGCGGCCACTCGCCCGAACACGGTCAGCCTTTCCGATGGCACCAGTCCGCTGCACGCAGTGCAGTACGGCTTCGACGGTGTCACAGGGCGTCTGGAGACGATTGGCTTCAGTCAGGGCGGTCAGGTGCACACGGCGGCATACGGTTATCGCCCCGGTAGCGCTCTGGTGGAAAATGTGGTGCAGTCCCGTGGGGCTGCGGAAGTGCTTGCCGTTCACCGTCAGTATGATAATCTTGGTCGTCTAAGGAGCCTGAGTTATGGTATTCCTCATCAGCAACTGGGTATGACCTACGCATACAATGCGGCGAACC comes from Ruficoccus amylovorans and encodes:
- a CDS encoding RHS repeat domain-containing protein, giving the protein MLYQDYVYVSLLGANAGNNPLEEPSYWARKAPDLDEGTYEAGDQVWYRNVIWEATGPVTVTISGGVFDFDENDWTAIYKPGAFEVRFYRPGSFEAAPDSVTGLYPLVSGANPFVTYVVSNPTPSASEPDQLKVEEIRSGASVNVYHWTQTGNTWSYAEGGNLILTELTRSGAFDENAPVGTTRTERRKLKNGSGEVASDVLKTYEMFPWGEELISEAQDPEGVNRVTRYYYHDEDSGAPGYGRLKLRVGPFGNWDYWIYDADGRQIKTVSQFKNTSAPGGDTLPSSVDESSNRVVSHTFNEDADAGWNASLGELRRTVTYVQGNEVSRGYQIRYEEREIERIQGIDTEVKIVTYVDCTVPGAALGAASNLVTVERTIDEFDLKGQPFSIERPDGTMTRYSYSYDTSSSETMDWLVTTREEGTYVYTPLLEFEPFLREVTVVDGVGNLQSRESFRFDESGEPFTVDLEVVNGHDSETGRPTSIIYLDGTTRDMAYACCGLAWELSRDGEYTQYTYDDAGRVVEALKGDGLTSYDLDAAGRAVRTTFSKGSASTETTSTYNKAGELVSSMDVMGRITDRIKDTVTAAGETFVRERVSFPYLPGQAPVWATTTLSYQDGSLYQVSGPSTMARRYSYSSAVPGEEATTETFLKPDLSASGEYSTTVTDMLGRTRTVLQPALAPGGAGEAQTSYSYNALGQLVSMEDPTGVTTFYVYDDEGQLWKTYVGDDVEGPVQTTTISYGPASWDSGVRVRKTTSVSGDDVSGAQVTEVSLDDLTTVTTQYGLTATTVTALTPAVPVGGSGGYAPATRTVTTSIADAVGGFVSKTITVYADGQVVSSASYDAQGAMLDQTQYTYSDLGAPHTVSDAFGVTTYSYLANGRLESVTTPVAVEGSSLPGDQAQTTSYAYSDAPDGSMTRTITLPDGRIQTEEYYPDGQLKRRSGSRTYPVEYAYDYAGRMATMKTWQDYPSGVPVVTHWVYNARGLLQEKYYAYEVGNPGTPDLSYTYDDAGRLKTRTGGRGIVTAYSYDPDYGYQTGISYSDGKTPAISYTQYDRSGRIGAITDRTGTRTLVYGDGRIVSETYEADGEPWDGFAVERTFDAATRPNTVSLSDGTSPLHAVQYGFDGVTGRLETIGFSQGGQVHTAAYGYRPGSALVENVVQSRGAAEVLAVHRQYDNLGRLRSLSYGIPHQQLGMTYAYNAANQRTAATLGSGEYWLYGYDALGQVTSAAKYLPGAQPIPGYVFNYGFDDIGNRTQAGRDGNTTRRQVYYAGADATGTNGANPLNQYGSRSVPRVLGVLGSAHPAAEVTVNAETATRTGEYFQALLDYSGETSPNAARQESIAIQGTYSGQGSGGADAVAEAEASAYLPPNPENFIYDDDGNLSNDSRWVYTWDGENRLIAMEPTSVAAGLGVPNRKLVFTYDSQGRRMKKEVFDWDDVAGDWGSTPVETIAFLYDEWNVLAELAYDGAGTLASSRTYTWGPDLSGTLQGAGGVGGLLAVTAGADTYYPAYDGNGNVMAYVDSQSGTVSARFEYGPFGEPLRATGAAVAELNYRFSTKYTDPESGLLYYGYRYYDPVVGRWLSRDPIGEQGGVNLYAFVGNDGVNGWDYLGQISLGLKITGIWTSRVAETAFLSSIASRFFEDMPVYVLSDDEGEMRNMDSVVGTALMRYADANNLSGLIEVDNINLRDYYSEFVYYIDATTLGTGWWLNGAESVTATGTFCYLNNKIYVIVLSLQWNDTIDANPSGEPRKHQIEWLYKLHQDVYNLDFGVKIPWLIGPTVLQ